In Erigeron canadensis isolate Cc75 chromosome 1, C_canadensis_v1, whole genome shotgun sequence, a single window of DNA contains:
- the LOC122585412 gene encoding increased DNA methylation 3-like: MLLKNSVETMTTEDSNEDGTLPTFEDNYNKKQRIDDGPFVMPLISIPKVEEEGSKASIVLSGTAKKGELGPPIGAFDIGISKSAYFFQVALPGVKKDAGQFSCEIEQNGMVHVKGETSTGGKTVTRHSRVFEMKFQQQSPPGPFTLSFTLPGPVDPRLFYPNFRSDGIFEAIVMKCE, translated from the exons ATGCTTTTGAAGAACTCAGTGGAGACAATGACAACTGAAGATTCAAATGAAGATGGGACTTTACCTACTTTTGAAGATAATTACAATAAAAAGCAGAGGATTGATGATGGACCTTTTGTGATGCCCCTTATATCAATTCCTAAGGTGGAAGAAGAAGGTTCAAAAGCTTCTATTGTATTGTCTGGAACGGCTAAAAAGGGTGAACTAGGACCACCTATTGGAGCGTTTGACATCGGTATTAGCAAAAGTGCATATTTTTTCCAAGTCGCTCTACCTGGTGTCAAGAAGGATGCTG GTCAATTTAGCTGTGAGATTGAACAAAATGGGATGGTTCATGTCAAGGGAGAAACATCCACAGGTGGTAAAACAGTCACCAGACATTCTCGAGTATTTGAAATGAAATTTCAACAGCAATCGCCTCCTGGACCATTTACTCTATCGTTCACTCTCCCAGGACCTGTGGATCCAAGGCTGTTCTATCCAAACTTTCGATCAGATGGTATTTTTGAAGCCATTGTCATGAAATGCGAATAA